The following are encoded together in the Parabacteroides chongii genome:
- the lpxK gene encoding tetraacyldisaccharide 4'-kinase: MPTENNIKIHTLLSPLSFLYGLGVRFRNQLFDWKCLKSESYPIPVICIGNLAVGGTGKTPHTEYIIRLLKDTYRIAVLSRGYKRKTTGFILANEQSTSLKIGDEPYQMKHKFPDILVAVDADRREGIGKLLALPSELRPEVILLDDAFQHRYVTPSFSIVLTDYHRLFYNDKLLPAGRLREPICGIRRADMVIVTKCEEDMKPIEYRIIEENMKLLAHQSIHFTHIAYADIRPVFTTHAKTLSRHEIRKEDELLVLSGIASPDGFIKEARKLSDKVTPLIFPDHHAFEKSDIRHIKNVFDKMSSTGRYILVTEKDAARLIDNPYIPEEWKTCMYYLPITIEFCLDKKFDDEIKKHITTFHKDKLLR; the protein is encoded by the coding sequence ATGCCGACAGAAAACAACATAAAAATACATACTCTGCTTTCCCCCCTCTCCTTCCTGTACGGATTGGGGGTAAGATTCCGTAATCAGCTTTTCGACTGGAAATGCTTAAAATCGGAATCATACCCCATACCTGTTATCTGTATCGGGAACCTGGCTGTGGGAGGAACAGGTAAAACACCTCATACCGAATACATTATCCGTCTACTGAAAGATACTTACAGAATAGCAGTGCTCAGCCGGGGATATAAACGAAAGACAACCGGTTTCATCCTGGCAAACGAACAAAGTACCAGCCTGAAGATTGGAGACGAGCCTTATCAGATGAAACACAAGTTTCCTGATATTCTCGTTGCAGTAGATGCCGACCGGCGTGAAGGTATCGGTAAATTACTGGCGCTTCCCTCCGAGTTACGACCGGAAGTGATCCTGCTTGACGATGCTTTTCAACACCGTTATGTCACCCCTTCTTTTTCGATCGTACTAACTGATTATCACCGCCTATTCTATAATGACAAACTTCTTCCGGCAGGCAGGTTACGCGAACCGATCTGCGGAATACGGCGTGCCGACATGGTGATCGTCACAAAATGTGAAGAAGATATGAAGCCGATCGAATACCGTATTATTGAGGAAAACATGAAGTTGCTGGCTCATCAGTCGATTCATTTCACCCATATTGCATATGCAGATATCAGACCGGTGTTTACCACTCATGCAAAGACTCTTTCCCGGCATGAGATCCGTAAAGAGGATGAGCTTCTGGTGTTATCGGGAATTGCTTCTCCTGACGGTTTTATCAAAGAAGCCAGGAAGCTATCGGATAAAGTAACCCCGCTGATATTTCCCGACCATCACGCTTTCGAGAAATCCGATATCCGCCATATTAAAAACGTATTCGATAAAATGAGTTCAACCGGCAGATACATTTTGGTCACAGAAAAGGATGCTGCCCGGTTAATAGATAATCCGTATATTCCTGAAGAATGGAAAACTTGTATGTATTATCTGCCGATCACAATAGAGTTTTGTCTGGATAAGAAATTCGACGATGAAATCAAAAAACATATAACAACTTTCCACAAAGATAAATTGTTACGATAA
- a CDS encoding arylsulfatase, which produces MKRRAFLKSSLLAGAGVGFNHSAQSAVSSLSEQNNEQREIKKKPHVIFIMTDQHRGDALGCMGNKAVISPNLDKLAAEGTLFVNGYSSAPSSTPGRAGLLTGLSPWHHGMLGYGRMAEQYKYEMPQMLRNLGYFTFGIGKMHWFPQKALHGFHATLIDESGRVESKDFISDYREWFQLNAPGKNPDLTGIGWNDHGAGIYKLDERLHPTTWTGQTACELIRNYDNDKPLFLKVSFARPHSPYDPPKRYLDMYKNADIPKPFIGDWCGQYAERLDPEKAASDAPFGNFGDEYAVNSRKYYYANITFIDDQIGQIITALKEKGMYDDAVICFTADHGDMLGDHYHWRKTYPYEGSAHIPYIVKWPSYVEKSVPAGTKIEQPVELRDFLPTFIDLAGGAVPPDMDGSSLLKLVQGHGNEWRKYIDMEHATCYSADNYWCALTDGKLKYVWNLHNGKEQLFDLVKDPGELVDCSANSKYGKQLKELREEMVKHLSERGDEFVKDGKLMTLEKTVLYSPNFPQK; this is translated from the coding sequence ATGAAAAGAAGAGCCTTTCTTAAATCGTCACTATTAGCAGGTGCAGGAGTTGGATTCAATCATTCTGCCCAATCTGCCGTTTCTTCCTTAAGTGAACAGAATAATGAACAAAGGGAAATAAAGAAGAAACCTCATGTCATATTTATTATGACTGACCAGCATCGTGGAGATGCATTAGGCTGCATGGGAAATAAAGCTGTAATCTCTCCTAATCTGGATAAACTGGCTGCAGAGGGAACATTGTTTGTAAACGGCTATTCTTCAGCTCCCAGTAGTACGCCCGGACGTGCCGGTTTGTTGACCGGTTTGTCTCCCTGGCATCATGGAATGTTAGGCTATGGCAGAATGGCTGAACAATATAAATATGAAATGCCTCAGATGTTGCGTAATCTGGGTTATTTTACATTCGGCATTGGAAAGATGCATTGGTTCCCACAGAAAGCTCTTCATGGTTTTCATGCCACATTGATCGATGAAAGTGGTAGAGTTGAATCAAAAGATTTTATCAGCGATTATCGGGAATGGTTTCAGTTGAATGCTCCGGGCAAGAATCCTGACCTGACGGGAATTGGCTGGAATGATCATGGAGCCGGCATTTATAAGTTGGATGAACGCCTGCATCCGACAACATGGACCGGGCAGACTGCTTGTGAACTGATTCGTAATTACGATAATGATAAACCTTTATTCCTGAAGGTCTCTTTTGCTCGTCCGCATAGTCCTTATGATCCTCCTAAGCGTTATCTGGATATGTATAAGAATGCAGATATACCTAAGCCGTTTATCGGAGACTGGTGTGGGCAGTATGCAGAGCGTCTTGATCCTGAGAAGGCAGCTTCTGATGCTCCTTTTGGTAATTTTGGAGATGAATATGCGGTTAATTCCAGAAAGTATTATTATGCCAATATTACTTTCATTGACGATCAGATAGGGCAGATTATTACTGCATTGAAAGAAAAAGGAATGTATGATGATGCAGTAATCTGTTTCACGGCTGATCACGGTGATATGCTGGGCGACCATTATCATTGGAGAAAAACTTATCCGTATGAAGGTTCTGCCCATATTCCGTATATTGTAAAATGGCCCTCATATGTGGAGAAATCTGTGCCTGCCGGAACGAAGATCGAGCAGCCAGTTGAACTGCGTGACTTCCTTCCAACTTTTATTGATCTGGCTGGTGGTGCAGTTCCTCCTGATATGGATGGTAGCTCGTTACTGAAACTCGTACAGGGACATGGTAATGAATGGCGTAAATATATCGATATGGAACATGCGACCTGTTACAGTGCTGACAATTATTGGTGTGCCTTGACGGATGGTAAACTGAAATATGTGTGGAACCTCCATAATGGAAAAGAACAATTGTTTGACCTGGTAAAAGATCCGGGTGAACTGGTCGATTGCTCTGCGAACTCCAAATATGGTAAACAATTGAAAGAACTCCGTGAAGAAATGGTTAAACATCTTTCGGAACGGGGAGATGAGTTTGTGAAAGATGGCAAGTTAATGACATTGGAGAAGACAGTGCTATATAGTCCGAATTTCCCTCAAAAATAA
- the sppA gene encoding signal peptide peptidase SppA — translation MKQFFKMMFASALGVFVAVGLISIVFVFTLIGIATSMSSTPDYTPKSNTVYKLTLDGSLSDNIQENPIAMLMGETEKALSLKDILSTIQTAKENKNIKGIYIEAKSLSTGTASLEAIRRALVDFKDSGKFIVAYSDNYTQGCYYLCSVADKVFLNPQGTLGLIGMASQTMFYKELLKKVGVDMMIFKVGTYKGAVEPFMLDKLSDANREQIQSYMGSIWENVTTGIAEARNIPVIDINNFANEGYAFAAAEKAVECGLIDELKYRTEAEEYIKELAGQSDKRLQTADISKIKSIKTIDREKTDRIAILYAEGEIKPEQPSSPYNAEQAITEKVANELIKLKNDENVKAVVFRVNSPGGSAFVSEQIWRQVVELKKVKPIVVSMGDVAASGGYYISCAASKIVAEPNTLTGSIGIFGIFPNVTGLFNKLSLTTDIVKTNTYADLGDMSRPMREDEKILIQSFVERGYDTFLTRCADGRDMSKEAINEIGQGRVWTGEQAKERGLVDELGGIDKAIETAATLADLSDYSLTYVSGSKDFWKEFIEKQLGEVKVSIVKNVLGNEYEYFKTLNNIKSTTGIQARLPYDVKPL, via the coding sequence ATGAAACAGTTTTTTAAAATGATGTTCGCCTCAGCATTAGGAGTTTTCGTTGCTGTTGGCCTGATTTCCATTGTATTTGTATTTACTTTGATTGGCATCGCCACCAGTATGAGCAGCACACCTGACTATACTCCTAAAAGTAATACCGTTTATAAACTAACACTTGACGGTAGTTTGTCTGACAATATTCAGGAGAATCCTATCGCTATGCTGATGGGAGAAACAGAAAAAGCTCTTTCTTTAAAAGATATATTATCTACAATTCAAACCGCGAAAGAGAATAAGAACATTAAAGGTATATATATAGAAGCAAAATCACTGAGCACAGGTACAGCCAGCCTTGAAGCCATCCGTAGAGCTTTAGTGGACTTTAAAGATAGCGGTAAATTCATTGTCGCTTATTCCGACAATTATACACAAGGGTGTTATTATCTTTGTTCTGTTGCCGATAAAGTATTTCTGAATCCCCAGGGTACTTTAGGATTAATCGGAATGGCATCACAAACGATGTTCTACAAAGAACTACTCAAAAAAGTCGGCGTAGATATGATGATCTTCAAAGTCGGCACCTACAAAGGAGCTGTAGAACCTTTTATGCTCGACAAATTGAGTGATGCCAACCGCGAACAGATTCAGTCATACATGGGCAGTATTTGGGAAAATGTAACAACAGGCATTGCAGAAGCCAGAAATATACCGGTAATTGATATTAATAATTTCGCCAACGAGGGTTATGCTTTCGCTGCTGCGGAAAAAGCTGTTGAATGCGGCCTAATAGACGAATTAAAGTATCGTACTGAAGCCGAAGAATACATTAAAGAGCTGGCTGGTCAAAGTGACAAACGCCTGCAGACTGCGGATATATCCAAAATTAAAAGTATTAAAACAATCGATCGCGAAAAAACAGACCGCATTGCAATCTTATATGCAGAAGGAGAGATCAAACCGGAACAACCTTCTTCTCCATACAACGCAGAACAGGCTATCACGGAAAAGGTTGCCAACGAACTGATCAAACTCAAAAATGATGAAAATGTAAAAGCTGTTGTTTTTCGCGTGAACTCTCCGGGCGGCAGTGCTTTTGTCTCCGAACAGATCTGGCGTCAGGTAGTAGAACTGAAAAAGGTAAAACCAATCGTAGTCTCCATGGGTGACGTTGCCGCCTCAGGGGGATATTATATTTCATGTGCCGCAAGCAAAATAGTTGCTGAACCCAACACGCTGACAGGATCGATCGGCATCTTTGGTATTTTCCCGAATGTAACCGGTTTATTCAATAAATTATCTCTTACAACAGATATTGTAAAAACCAATACATATGCCGATCTGGGAGATATGAGCCGCCCGATGCGTGAAGACGAGAAAATTCTGATCCAGTCGTTCGTAGAAAGAGGTTATGATACGTTCCTTACCCGTTGTGCCGATGGCCGTGACATGAGCAAAGAGGCTATCAATGAGATCGGACAAGGTCGTGTCTGGACCGGTGAACAGGCTAAAGAACGTGGATTGGTAGATGAGCTAGGGGGAATCGACAAAGCGATCGAAACAGCAGCCACATTAGCCGACCTCAGTGACTACAGCCTCACATATGTTTCCGGTTCAAAAGATTTCTGGAAAGAATTTATTGAAAAACAACTGGGAGAAGTAAAAGTATCCATCGTAAAAAATGTACTGGGTAATGAATATGAATATTTCAAAACTCTGAATAATATAAAATCGACAACAGGAATCCAGGCTAGACTTCCTTATGATGTTAAACCTTTATAA
- a CDS encoding alpha/beta hydrolase: protein MIRKCMLLLVGASCLIGSVMAQDNPILLFPKGAPGETTKLIEKADTDGGKTGGETVLRVTNVSEPTITVYPAPDEVATGAAMVVCPGGGYNILAYDLEGDEVCEWLNNLGITAVLVKYRVPRREGREKHEAPLQDLQRAIGYVRAHAEEMNVDPLRIGVMGFSAGGHLSAMVSNNFEKRTYPAVDAADKVSCRPDFCLLVYPAYLDGENFQLASELKVTPATPPTMLIQAEDDKSYINSSLFYYYALKEAGVPAWMHLYSKGGHGYGLRDTGAAVNEWPDRAEDWFREIGVIE from the coding sequence ATGATCAGAAAATGTATGCTCCTGCTTGTTGGGGCAAGTTGTTTAATAGGTTCAGTTATGGCACAAGATAATCCGATCCTGTTGTTTCCGAAAGGAGCACCGGGTGAGACTACCAAGCTGATAGAAAAGGCTGATACCGACGGAGGAAAAACCGGTGGTGAAACTGTTCTGCGCGTAACTAATGTGAGCGAACCGACAATTACGGTTTATCCGGCTCCCGATGAAGTGGCTACAGGTGCGGCAATGGTTGTATGCCCTGGTGGCGGCTACAATATTCTGGCTTACGACCTGGAAGGAGATGAAGTTTGTGAATGGTTGAATAACCTGGGAATAACAGCGGTATTGGTTAAGTATCGTGTTCCGCGCCGGGAAGGTCGTGAGAAACATGAAGCTCCGTTACAGGATTTGCAACGTGCGATCGGTTATGTCAGAGCTCATGCAGAAGAGATGAATGTGGATCCGCTGCGTATTGGCGTAATGGGCTTTTCTGCAGGGGGACATCTTTCTGCTATGGTTAGCAATAACTTTGAAAAAAGAACCTATCCGGCAGTCGATGCAGCAGATAAGGTTAGCTGTCGTCCGGATTTTTGCCTGTTGGTATATCCTGCTTACCTGGATGGTGAAAACTTCCAGTTGGCATCGGAGCTCAAGGTAACTCCGGCTACACCTCCGACTATGTTGATTCAGGCAGAAGACGATAAGTCATATATTAACAGCAGCCTTTTCTATTATTATGCCTTGAAAGAAGCAGGTGTGCCTGCCTGGATGCATTTGTATAGTAAAGGCGGACATGGTTATGGTCTGCGAGATACCGGGGCAGCAGTCAATGAATGGCCTGACAGAGCTGAAGACTGGTTCCGTGAAATTGGCGTAATAGAATAA